In Dioscorea cayenensis subsp. rotundata cultivar TDr96_F1 chromosome 26, TDr96_F1_v2_PseudoChromosome.rev07_lg8_w22 25.fasta, whole genome shotgun sequence, the following proteins share a genomic window:
- the LOC120253090 gene encoding fe-S cluster assembly factor HCF101, chloroplastic — translation MQLLRSPPDFPLPISSRSPSFEVTKKPSFLSTGSARFTKTHPNEQFTRPLTSRSSVFTRPASLQAGTPVLSVDTAKNDVLNALSQIIDPDFGTDIVSCGFVKDLNIDESLQEVSFRLELTTPACPIKDEFEKKANKVVAALPWVKNVNVTMSAQPARTAYAGELPMGLQSISNIIAVSSCKGGVGKSTVAVNLAYTLAGMGARVGIFDADVYGPSLPTMVSPENRLLEMNPATKTIIPTEYLGVKLVSFGFAGQGRAIMRGPMVSGVINQLLTTTEWGELDYLLIDMPPGTGDIQLTLCQIAPLTAAVIVTTPQKLAFIDVAKGVRMFSKLKVPCVAVVENMCYFDGDGKRYYPFGKGSGAQVVKQFGIPNLFDLPIKPTLSASGDSGMPEVVADPLSEVAKTFQNLGVCVVQQCAKIRQQVSTAVTYDKTIRAIRVKVPDSDEEFLLHPATVRRNDRSAQSVDEWTGEQKLQYGDVPEDIEPEDIRPMGNYAVSITWPDGFSQIAPYDQLQTIERLIDIQSPMSVNLDVS, via the exons ATGCAGCTTCTTCGTAGTCCTCCCGATTTCCCACTTCCAATATCGAGCAGATCTCCATCCTTCGAAG TTACAAAGAAACCTTCATTTCTATCTACTGGTTCTGCTCGTTTCACTAAAACTCATCCCAATGAGCAATTCACTCGGCCACTGACTTCAAGGAGCTCGGTCTTCACCAGACCTGCTTCTCTTCAAG CTGGAACTCCAGTACTGTCAGTTGATACAGCAAAGAATGATGTTTTGAATGCTCTGTCCCAGATTATTGACCCGGATTTTGGAACTGATATTGTTTCCTGTGGCTTTGTCAAGGACCTGAACATTGATGAAAGTTTACAAGAG GTTTCGTTCCGCTTGGAGCTTACAACACCGGCATGCCCAATCAAGGATGAG TTTGAAAAGAAGGCAAACAAAGTTGTGGCTGCACTCCCGTGGGTTAAAAATGTCAATGTGACAATGTCTGCGCAACCTGCAAGAACAGCTTATGCGGGGGAGCTTCCAATGGGATTACAGTCTATTTCAAATATCATAGCAGTTTCAAGTTGCAAG GGAGGTGTTGGAAAATCTACAGTTGCTGTAAACCTTGCATACACTTTAGCTGGAATGGGTGCTAGAGTTGGCATATTTGATGCTGATGTATATGGTCCAAGTTTGCCAACAATGGTTTCCCCTGAAAACCGATTGTTGGAAATG AACCCAGCTACAAAGACTATTATCCCAACTGAGTACTTGGGTGTCAAATTAGTTTCTTTTGGATTCGCTGGACAAGGGCGTGCTATAATGCGAGGTCCAATGGTTTCAGGAGTAATCAATCAACTACTCACTACTACTGAGTG GGGAGAGCTAGACTATCTTCTTATTGATATGCCTCCAGGGACGGGTGACATCCAGCTTACATTATGCCAG ATAGCTCCCTTGACTGCAGCTGTGATTGTGACCACTCCTCAAAAGCTAGCGTTCATTGATGTTGCGAAAGGAGTTCGTATGTTTTCAAAGCTTAAG GTTCCTTGTGTGGCTGTAGTGGAGAACATGTGCtattttgatggtgatggtAAACGGTATTACCCCTTTGGTAAAGGTTCTGGTGCTCAG GTCGTGAAGCAGTTTGGGATACCAAATCTCTTTGATCTTCCAATCAAACCAACT TTATCAGCATCAGGAGATTCTGGAATGCCTGAAGTGGTTGCTGATCCTCTCAGTGAAGTAGCCAAAACATTTCAAAATCTTGGTGTTTGTGTCGTTCAACAATGTGCTAAAATTCGCCAACAAG TGTCGACAGCTGTAACCTATGATAAAACTATAAGAGCAATCAGAGTGAAAGTTCCTGATTCAGATGAGGAATTCTTACTTCACCCTGCAACGGTGAGAAGGAATGATCGGTCTGCTCAGAGTGTG GATGAATGGACTGGTGAGCAAAAACTACAATATGGCGATGTTCCAGAAGACATCGAGCCAGAAGATATAAGACCAATGGGAAACTATGCAGTTTCAATCACTTGGCCAGATGGGTTTAGCCAG ATAGCACCTTATGATCAGCTACAAACCATAGAGCGGCTTATCGATATCCAATCACCGATGTCCGTTAACCTGGATGTTTCCTGA
- the LOC120253091 gene encoding myricetin 3-O-glucosyl 1,2-rhamnoside 6'-O-caffeoyltransferase AT2-like, translating into MMKPGEITTPLVTKPAAPAAGQLVRPSEPTPSHILLLSSIDTLPPFRYYTDTLHVFMHGREPAKVIRRAISRALVFYYPLAGRLVHSGDDDLRIACTGDGVYFVEAQAKCKLEDVNFLQRPLMIPIDDLLPYLPHPQEPAPPLFMIQVTEFKCGGFAVGTRYNHMITDGVGLGQILQAVGEMARGLTRPTIDPIWQRDVIPIPTKTPQHHSQVSPPPFTRLNFNLEDTILDIPQDHIDHLINQVTKETGIKCTTFDVLAAKLWQSRTRAINFDPQVPVIFSFTANIRPLLHALKQGGYYGNCVYMPYVTVSSERVKRAPISELVSLIQDKKENLRVEFMKWTKGELEQDPYEVRNTYALMHVTDWRNVGFSDVDFGWGSEMHSGVGTMIDYVVIGFLTRPPASSSGARVTARFVMKEHLAAFHDEMMSF; encoded by the exons ATGATGAAACCCGGCGAAATAACAACACCTTTAGTGACCAAACCTGCAGCACCAGCGGCCGGGCAGCTGGTGAGACCCAGCGAACCAACACCATCCCACATCCTTCTTTTGTCATCAATCGACACACTTCCACCATTCAGGTACTACACTGACACCCTGCACGTCTTCATGCATGGCCGTGAGCCAGCAAAGGTGATAAGAAGAGCCATTTCTAGAGCTCTAGTCTTCTACTACCCTCTCGCCGGAAGGCTTGTTCACTCCGGCGATGATGACCTGAGGATTGCTTGCACTGGGGATGGTGTCTACTTTGTTGAAGCTCAAGCTAAATGTAAACTAGAAGACGTCAACTTCCTTCAGCGTCCTCTGATGATTCCCATAGATgacctccttccttatcttcCTCATCCTCAAGAACCAGCTCCCCCATTGTTCATGATTCAG GTGACGGAGTTTAAATGCGGTGGATTTGCTGTGGGTACCAGATACAACCACATGATCACTGACGGTGTTGGGTTAGGCCAAATCCTACAAGCGGTGGGTGAGATGGCAAGAGGTCTGACTCGACCAACAATTGACCCAATTTGGCAACGTGATGTCATCCCAATCCCAACCAAAACCCCACAACACCATTCCCAGGTGTCACCACCACCTTTCACACGCCTTAACTTCAACCTTGAGGATACCATCCTAGACATTCCCCAAGACCACATTGACCATTTAATAAACCAAGTTACAAAGGAAACAGGAATAAAATGTACAACGTTTGATGTGCTAGCAGCTAAACTATGGCAAAGCCGAACAAGAGCCATCAACTTTGATCCACAGGTTCCAGTTATTTTCAGCTTCACAGCAAACATACGTCCATTGTTGCACGCCCTTAAACAAG GTGGCTACTACGGCAACTGCGTGTACATGCCGTATGTCACGGTGAGCAGCGAAAGGGTGAAGCGAGCGCCGATAAGCGAGCTTGTGAGCTTGATCcaagacaagaaagagaacctACGAGTTGAGTTCATGAAATGGACGAAGGGTGAGCTTGAGCAGGACCCATATGAGGTGAGAAACACGTACGCCCTGATGCATGTCACGGATTGGAGGAACGTTGGCTTCTCGGATGTGGATTTTGGTTGGGGCTCGGAAATGCACAGTGGAGTTGGCACTATGATTGACTATGTGGTCATTGGTTTCTTGACTCGACCACCTGCGAGTTCAAGTGGCGCGCGCGTCACTGCGCGCTTTGTTATGAAGGAGCATCTTGCTGCGTTTCATGATGAGATGATGAGTTTCTAA
- the LOC120253208 gene encoding acyl transferase 7-like has protein sequence MPVRTIQRSLQSQFVSWTVTYSEDFTNETYCRKRSRKACDYLLQLFYGLSLTTILHLEFSSAIPNLHLEFSTLDVQLDKMKEEFLKETGRTCSDFDVTVAVLLQCRTRAINPDHAETLDFHLICPSNARPLLHELIPGYEGYYGNCTYRALVTAPASKIMQASVTDIVGWILDAKEKISEKFWKWLDGEHSDKSIIASASNYKTIVVTDMDKLGSKDVNYGWGPPVQSGMLRYSDHMVFCVVDSSLKIEGGVRISGRLVREEHLQAFRDEINKVCN, from the exons ATGcctgtaaggaccatccagaggagtttacaaTCACAAT TCGTAAGCTGGACAGTAACATATTCAGAAGACTTTACGAATGAGACTTACTGCCGTAAGCGTTCCCGTAAGGCTTGCgactatcttctccagctctTTTATGGCCTATCTCTTACAACCATCCTTCACCTTGAATTTTCATCTGCCATTCCCAACCTTCACCTTGAATTTTCCACGTTGGACGTCCAGCTTGACAAAATGAAGGAGGAATTCTTGAAAGAGACCGGCAGAACATGCTCCGACTTTGATGTTACTGTGGCTGTATTATTGCAGTGCAGGACAAGAGCTATTAATCCAGACCATGCAGAAACACTAGATTTCCATCTTATTTGTCCTTCTAATGCAAGACCATTACTGCATGAGCTGATTCCTGGCTATGAAGGTTACTATGGTAACTGCACTTACCGCGCACTAGTTACAGCTCCGGCTTCCAAGATCATGCAGGCATCAGTGACTGACATTGTTGGGTGGATTCTTGATGCTAAGGAGAAGATTTCtgaaaaattttggaaatggtTAGATGGAGAACATTCAGATAAGAGCATCATTGCAAGTGCCTCTAACTATAAAACCATTGTGGTAACTGATATGGACAAGTTGGGGAGTAAAGATGTGAACTATGGATGGGGTCCACCTGTTCAAAGTGGGATGCTGAGATATAGTGACCACATGGTTTTCTGTGTGGTTGATAGTTCGCTTAAGATTGAGGGTGGTGTTAGAATTTCTGGAAGACTTGTTAGAGAGGAGCATTTGCAGGCTTTCCGTGATGAGATTAATAAAGTTTGTAATTAG
- the LOC120253209 gene encoding bifunctional abietadiene synthase, chloroplastic-like: MVPKYTREAQEFLTSEKFELPECNNPSKPNSSEERMGTLIMKIKEKFELMNDGEISPSAYDTAWIARIPSLDNPKKPQYPMTLKWIIENQNKDGSWGEPSFFLLYDRLVCTLACVLALKKWEAGEEQVAKGLHFLRLCVLDLDKETANLMTAGFEIIFPSMLNEAKNIRLALPYDLLCLEKIHIMREKKIKRIPLDVLHSVHTTLLHSLEALQDVVQWDKIMKLQCGNGSFLNSPSATAAAYMMTGDTKCLEFLTFIVNHFGDHAPCVYPIDIFDRIWMVDTIQRLGIDRHFSEEISDVLDYVYRNNGKRGVPWGRDITLPDIDDTCMALRLMRMHGYPISPDVLELFKDDNGNFICFPGETHQGVSDMFNLCRLSQISFPGERILREAKAFAEDYLKSCAQHNLVEDKWSLRKSLKEEINHVMQNPWIKSLQRLDVREYIKHYGENDVWLGKSVYRISNVNNPIYMELAKLDYNMLQRMYHKEMNFILRWRENCDFDESLVSSVFPKKVYYAIAAAVYEPEYAACRSAYAKINCIENILRDLFERHEYLHELRLFCQAVEQWNQSLACSLPFKLKGLFMAMHDTLNDLAIQASNAQGRDIFPYLHDMRVKQAEAYMRNRELREDDKLMQSMSFEEYMEHKKEVSGVGMRVVPAMFLMGKQLQDHTLQCLDSRSKFHDKMALFLSLLDDVTKHKNKKNDDEEMMTRRRVGLAVEYYMKGKKCNEAEAVGNIEEMMKEMVEELVHEYLKPSKVPRRFRRLMFEHAKITNFNGFITETCSAAATTANQMLTTAMETPV; the protein is encoded by the exons ATGGTCCCTAAATATACAAGGGAAGCACAAGAATTCTTAACATCTGAGAAATTTGAACTACCAGAATGTAACAACCCCAGCAAG CCAAACAGCAGTGAAGAAAGGATGGGCACATTGAtaatgaaaatcaaagaaaagtttGAACTGATGAATGATGGGGAGATAAGCCCATCAGCTTATGACACAGCATGGATTGCCAGGATACCATCATTAGATAACCCAAAGAAGCCCCAGTATCCAATGACTCTGAAGTGGATTATTGAGAACCAGAACAAAGATGGCTCATGGGGAGAACCCAGTTTTTTCTTGCTCTATGACAGGCTTGTGTGCACTCTTGCATGTGTTCTTGCACTCAAGAAATGGGAAGCAGGAGAAGAGCAGGTTGCCAAAGGACTTCACTTCTTAAGGCTTTGTGTTTTAGATCTTGACAAGGAAACAGCTAATCTCATGACAGCTGGTTTTGAAATCATCTTCCCTTCAATGCTCAATGAAGCTAAGAACATCAGACTTGCACTTCCTTATGACCTCCTTTGTCTTGAGAAGATTCACATTATGAGggagaagaaaattaaaag GATCCCTTTGGACGTGTTGCATTCAGTTCATACTACATTGCTACACTCCCTGGAAGCACTGCAAGACGTGGTCCAATGGGATAAGATTATGAAGCTGCAGTGTGGAAATGGGAGTTTCCTTAATTCACCCTCAGCCACTGCTGCAGCTTACATGATGACTGGTGACACCAAGTGTTTAGAGTTCCTGACATTTATTGTCAACCATTTTGGTGATCACG ctccttgcgtatatcctatTGACATTTTTGATCGCATTTGGATGGTTGATACAATTCAGAGACTGGGCATTGATCGCCATTTCAGTGAAGAAATTTCTGATGTTCTTGATTATGTGTACAG GAACAATGGCAAACGAGGCGTGCCCTGGGGAAGAGACATTACACTCCCTGATATCGATGACACATGCATGGCCCTTCGGTTAATGAGAATGCATGGTTATCCCATTTCTCCAG ATGTCCTGGAGCTCTTCAAAGATGACAATGGAAATTTCATATGCTTCCCTGGAGAGACACATCAAGGGGTTTCAGATATGTTTAACTTGTGTAGATTGTCTCAGATTTCATTCCCTGGAGAGAGAATTTTAAGAGAGGCCAAGGCCTTTGCAGAGGACTATCTCAAATCTTGTGCACAACACAACCTAGTGGAAGATAAGTGGTCTTTAAGGAAATCCTTAAAGGAAGAG ATTAACCATGTTATGCAAAATCCGTGGATAAAGAGCCTTCAGAGACTTGATGTAAGAGAGTACATTAAGCACTATGGTGAGAATGATGTATGGTTGGGCAAGTCTGTATACCG AATTTCCAATGTCAATAATCCCATTTATATGGAACTTGCCAAGTTAGACTACAACATGCTGCAGAGAATGTACCACAAAGAGATGAATTTTATTCTTCG ATGGCGGGAAAATTGTGACTTTGATGAATCTTTAGTGTCGTCTGTATTTCCTAAGAAGGTGTATTATGCTATCGCCGCAGCAGTTTACGAGCCAGAATATGCCGCGTGTAGATCAGCCTATGCAAAGATCAACTGTATTGAGAACATCCTGAGAGATCTTTTTGAGAGACATGAATACCTTCACGAATTGAGACTATTTTGTCAAGCAGTTGAACA ATGGAATCAATCGCTTGCGTGTAGTCTCCCATTTAAACTGAAGGGATTATTCATGGCAATGCATGACACGTTGAATGACCTGGCAATCCAGGCTAGCAATGCACAAGGAAGGGACATTTTTCCATACTTACATGACATG AGAGTGAAGCAGGCTGAGGCATACATGAGGAACAGGGAATTGAGAGAGGACGATAAGCTGATGCAGTCAATGAGCTTCGAGGAATACATGGAACACAAGAAAGAAGTGAGTGGTGTGGGCATGAGAGTTGTTCCTGCCATGTTTCTCATGGGGAAGCAACTTCAGGATCATACTCTTCAATGCCTGGACAGCCGCTCCAAGTTCCATGACAAGATGGCCCTGTTCTTAAGCCTGTTGGATGATGTCACAAAACACAAG aataaaaagaatgatgatgaagagatgatgacaAGGAGAAGAGTAGGACTTGCAGTAGAGTACTACATGAAGGGAAAGAAATGCAATGAAGCAGAGGCAGTGGGCAATATAGAAGAGATGATGAAGGAGATGGTTGAGGAGTTGGTACACGAGTATCTGAAGCCAAGTAAAGTGCCTCGCCGTTTTCGCAGGCTCATGTTCGAGCACGCCAAGATCACTAACTTCAATGgatttatcactgagacttgTTCTGCAGCAGCAACAACTGCAAATCAGATGCTTACCACGGCAATGGAGACTCCAGTTTGA